In Paraburkholderia phenazinium, the following are encoded in one genomic region:
- the flgC gene encoding flagellar basal body rod protein FlgC produces the protein MPSLMNIFTVAGSAMSAESQRLNVTASNLANADSTTGPDGKPYKAKQVVFAVNPLGGARSASGQQVGGVQVTGVVDDPTPMKQTYDPGNPAADANGYVTMPNVDPVEEMVNMISASRAYQANVETLNTAKQLMLKTLTIGT, from the coding sequence ATGCCATCCCTGATGAATATATTCACTGTCGCCGGTTCGGCCATGTCGGCCGAATCGCAGCGGCTCAACGTGACGGCGTCGAACCTGGCGAACGCCGACAGTACGACAGGCCCCGACGGCAAGCCGTATAAGGCCAAGCAGGTCGTGTTCGCGGTCAACCCGCTCGGCGGTGCGCGCTCCGCGTCCGGCCAGCAGGTGGGCGGCGTGCAGGTGACCGGCGTGGTGGACGATCCGACGCCGATGAAGCAGACCTACGACCCGGGCAACCCCGCGGCCGACGCGAACGGCTACGTCACGATGCCGAACGTCGACCCGGTGGAAGAAATGGTCAACATGATCTCGGCGTCGCGCGCGTACCAGGCGAACGTCGAAACCCTGAACACGGCAAAGCAGTTGATGCTGAAAACTCTCACGATCGGAACCTGA
- the flgF gene encoding flagellar basal-body rod protein FlgF, producing the protein MTDRLIYTAMSGATQALEQQAIVANNLANTSTTGFRAQLETFRAVPMSFGDGSSVNDQTTRTFVLSSTPGADETPGPIQQTGNPLDVAVQGDGWLAVQTADGSEAYTRAGNLHIDQNGQLVNATNLPVLGTGGPVSVPPGAQITIGKDGTISALAPGDPASAIAVVDQLKMVKPAAGTLTRSDDGMFRTADGNPLDADPSVTLAPESLEGSNVNPVNAMVSMITNARQFQMQTKMIENADQNDQTANQLLSFS; encoded by the coding sequence ATGACCGACCGTCTGATTTATACCGCGATGTCGGGCGCCACCCAGGCGCTCGAGCAGCAAGCCATTGTCGCGAACAATCTCGCGAACACCTCGACCACCGGGTTTCGTGCCCAGCTCGAGACGTTTCGCGCGGTACCGATGTCGTTCGGCGACGGCAGTTCAGTCAACGACCAGACCACGCGTACGTTCGTGCTCTCGTCGACCCCGGGCGCCGATGAGACGCCCGGACCGATCCAGCAGACCGGCAATCCGCTCGACGTCGCCGTGCAGGGCGACGGCTGGCTCGCTGTGCAGACGGCGGACGGCAGCGAGGCTTACACGCGCGCCGGCAATCTGCATATCGACCAGAACGGGCAACTGGTGAACGCGACCAATCTGCCGGTGCTCGGCACCGGCGGCCCGGTCTCGGTGCCGCCGGGTGCGCAGATCACCATCGGCAAGGACGGCACGATCTCCGCGCTGGCTCCGGGCGATCCGGCTTCGGCGATCGCGGTGGTCGATCAGCTGAAGATGGTGAAGCCGGCGGCGGGCACGCTCACGCGCAGCGACGACGGCATGTTTCGCACCGCCGACGGCAACCCGCTCGACGCCGATCCGAGCGTGACGCTCGCACCCGAATCGCTGGAAGGCAGCAATGTGAATCCGGTGAACGCCATGGTCTCGATGATCACCAATGCGCGGCAATTCCAGATGCAGACCAAGATGATCGAGAACGCCGATCAGAACGACCAGACCGCCAACCAGTTGCTCAGCTTCAGCTAA
- a CDS encoding flagellar basal body P-ring protein FlgI, with protein sequence MRLLSFRHFSRACLVFALACGALPPVTPAAHAERLKDLVAIQGVRDNPLIGYGLVVGLDGTGDQTTQTPFTTQTLANMLANLGISINNQSAGSSNSSTSALTSIQLKNVAAVMVTAVLPPFARPGEAIDVTVSSLGNAKSLRGGTLLLTPMKGADGSVYALAQGNMAVGGAGASANGSRVQVNQLAAGRIAAGAIVERAVQTSITQDGTMQLELNDMDYDTNQRIVSAVNNAFGSGTATPLDGRTIQLRAPADPAQQVSFMAQLEDLDVKPAQGAAKVVLNARTGSIVMNQMVTLENCAVAHGNLSVVVNTQPVVSQPGAFSNGRTVVAQQSQIQLKQDDGAMKYVKAGANLADVVKALNALGATPADLMSILQAMKAAGALRAELEII encoded by the coding sequence ATGAGACTGCTCTCTTTCCGCCATTTCAGCCGCGCCTGCCTCGTGTTCGCGCTCGCCTGCGGGGCCCTGCCGCCCGTCACGCCGGCCGCTCACGCGGAACGGCTGAAGGATCTGGTCGCCATTCAGGGTGTGCGGGACAACCCGCTGATCGGCTATGGCCTCGTCGTCGGTCTCGACGGCACGGGCGACCAGACCACCCAGACCCCGTTCACGACGCAAACGCTCGCGAACATGCTCGCGAACCTCGGCATCTCGATCAACAACCAGTCGGCGGGTTCGTCGAACAGCAGCACCTCGGCGCTGACCAGCATCCAGTTGAAGAACGTCGCGGCCGTGATGGTGACGGCGGTTCTGCCGCCGTTCGCCCGGCCGGGCGAGGCGATCGACGTCACCGTGTCGTCGCTCGGTAACGCCAAGAGCCTGCGCGGCGGCACGCTGCTGCTCACGCCGATGAAGGGCGCCGACGGCTCCGTCTACGCACTCGCCCAGGGCAACATGGCAGTGGGCGGCGCAGGCGCCAGCGCGAACGGCAGCCGCGTGCAGGTGAACCAGCTCGCGGCGGGCCGCATCGCCGCCGGCGCCATTGTCGAACGCGCGGTGCAGACCAGCATCACGCAGGACGGCACGATGCAGCTCGAACTGAACGACATGGACTACGACACGAACCAGCGCATCGTGTCGGCGGTCAACAACGCCTTCGGCTCGGGGACGGCCACGCCGCTCGACGGCCGCACGATCCAGTTGCGCGCGCCGGCCGATCCGGCCCAGCAGGTTTCGTTCATGGCGCAGCTCGAGGATCTCGACGTGAAGCCGGCGCAAGGCGCGGCGAAGGTCGTGCTGAATGCGCGCACCGGCTCGATCGTGATGAACCAGATGGTGACGCTCGAGAACTGCGCGGTCGCGCACGGCAATCTCTCGGTGGTGGTCAATACGCAGCCGGTGGTGAGCCAGCCGGGCGCGTTCTCGAACGGCCGCACTGTGGTGGCCCAGCAGTCCCAGATCCAGTTGAAGCAAGACGACGGCGCGATGAAATACGTCAAGGCCGGCGCCAATCTGGCCGACGTCGTGAAGGCGCTCAACGCGCTCGGCGCGACGCCCGCCGATCTGATGTCGATCCTGCAGGCGATGAAGGCAGCAGGAGCCTTGCGCGCCGAACTTGAAATCATCTAA
- the flgG gene encoding flagellar basal-body rod protein FlgG: MNRSLYIAATGMNAQQSQMDVISNNLANVSTNGFKGSRAVFEDLLYQTVRQPGADSTQQTQVPSGIQLGTGVQQVATERLYTQGNLQQTGNSKDVAINGNGFFQVQMPDGTTSYTRDGSFQTNAQGQLVTSSGYPVIPSITVPVNATSLTIGSDGAVSITQANSTNSTQIGSLQLATFINPAGLDAQGENLFAETSSSGTPNVSAPGANGTGSLQQGYVETSNVNVVQELVNMIQTQRAYEINSKAVTTSDQMLQTLSQMQV; this comes from the coding sequence GTGAACCGCTCACTCTATATCGCTGCGACCGGCATGAACGCGCAGCAGTCCCAGATGGACGTCATCTCGAACAACCTGGCCAACGTCAGCACGAACGGTTTCAAGGGTTCGCGCGCGGTGTTCGAAGACCTGCTGTATCAGACGGTGCGCCAGCCGGGCGCCGACTCGACCCAGCAGACCCAGGTGCCGTCGGGCATCCAGCTCGGCACCGGGGTGCAACAGGTCGCCACGGAGCGTCTGTACACCCAGGGCAACCTGCAGCAAACCGGCAACTCGAAGGACGTGGCGATCAACGGCAACGGTTTCTTCCAGGTGCAGATGCCGGACGGCACGACCTCCTATACGCGTGACGGTTCGTTCCAGACCAATGCGCAGGGCCAACTGGTGACGTCGAGCGGCTATCCGGTGATTCCGTCGATCACGGTGCCGGTGAACGCCACCTCGCTCACCATCGGCAGCGACGGCGCGGTGTCGATCACCCAGGCCAATTCGACCAACTCCACGCAGATCGGCTCGCTGCAACTGGCGACCTTCATCAACCCGGCCGGTCTCGACGCGCAAGGTGAAAACCTGTTCGCGGAAACCAGCTCGTCGGGTACGCCGAACGTCTCCGCACCGGGCGCGAACGGTACGGGTTCGCTGCAACAGGGCTACGTCGAAACCTCGAACGTGAACGTCGTGCAGGAACTGGTCAACATGATCCAGACCCAGCGCGCGTACGAAATCAACAGCAAGGCCGTAACCACGTCCGATCAGATGTTGCAGACCCTGTCGCAGATGCAGGTTTAA
- the flgB gene encoding flagellar basal body rod protein FlgB, whose product MLDKLDAELAFGRQALDVRSYRQELLSSNIANADTPNYKARDVDFASTLAGALRKNDGTLAGTGASNGSTLAMTKSADVTTGMTMAADEPGHMAGKASLIPTGGPSDDYGQLQYRIPVQPSLDGNTVDLDAERVQFADNSLHFESAMTEVSGQIKTMLSAITSGS is encoded by the coding sequence ATGCTCGACAAACTCGATGCCGAACTCGCCTTTGGTCGTCAGGCGCTCGATGTCCGCTCGTATCGGCAGGAATTGCTGTCGTCGAATATCGCGAACGCCGACACGCCCAACTACAAGGCGCGCGATGTCGATTTCGCGTCGACCCTTGCGGGGGCGCTGAGAAAGAACGACGGCACCCTCGCCGGCACCGGCGCCTCGAACGGCTCGACGCTGGCGATGACGAAGTCCGCCGATGTCACGACCGGCATGACGATGGCCGCCGACGAGCCGGGCCACATGGCCGGCAAGGCGAGCCTGATCCCCACCGGCGGCCCGAGCGACGACTACGGTCAACTGCAGTACCGCATTCCGGTGCAACCGTCGCTCGACGGCAACACGGTGGACCTCGACGCCGAGCGCGTGCAGTTCGCCGATAACTCGCTGCATTTCGAATCGGCCATGACGGAAGTGTCAGGCCAGATCAAAACGATGCTGTCGGCGATCACGTCCGGCTCCTGA
- a CDS encoding flagellar hook protein FlgE — protein MGYQQGLSGLSAASSDLDVIGNNIANADTIGFKSGTAVFADMYANSVATAVNNQIGIGTQLAAVQQQFSQGTINTTGQALDVAINGNGFFQMSNNGALTYSRNGVFQLNNAGQIVNSQGLQLMGYAASSTGIINSAQTVPLTVPTTNIAPTATTSITGQFNLDAQAAATVGTFATTATGNTGTLANGAVTVTTAGAASNTDSYTINFTSATAYTVTDNTNPANDSTGTYTAGTPITLGTGMQVTFSGTPANGDSATVQTTAFNQNTSTTYNYPTSIQAYDSLGGSQTVDMYFAKTSAGNWNVYAGVAGGTASLIGTATFNSNGALTGVTSITPSNASDTLAFSIPNTDGSGTPQTLTLNLTGTTQFGSANGTNNLQQNGFAAGQLSNFTVGTNGILTGNYTNGQTADLGQIVLANFNDPNGLVDLGNNEYEQTAASGAAQISTPGSTNHGTLQGGAVEESNTDLTNELVNLITAQRNYQANAQTIKTQQTVDQTLINL, from the coding sequence ATGGGTTATCAGCAAGGTTTGAGCGGCCTGTCGGCTGCATCGAGTGATCTCGACGTGATTGGCAACAACATCGCCAACGCGGACACGATCGGTTTCAAGAGCGGCACTGCCGTGTTCGCCGATATGTACGCGAACTCGGTCGCCACGGCCGTCAACAACCAGATCGGTATCGGTACGCAGCTCGCGGCCGTGCAGCAGCAGTTCTCGCAGGGCACCATCAACACAACCGGGCAGGCACTGGACGTCGCCATCAACGGCAACGGTTTCTTCCAGATGTCGAACAACGGTGCGCTCACGTATTCGCGTAACGGTGTGTTCCAGCTGAACAACGCCGGCCAGATCGTGAATTCGCAGGGCTTGCAGCTGATGGGTTATGCCGCGAGCTCCACCGGCATCATCAACAGCGCGCAAACCGTGCCGCTGACCGTGCCGACGACGAACATCGCGCCGACCGCGACCACCTCGATCACCGGCCAGTTCAACCTGGACGCGCAGGCTGCGGCCACCGTCGGGACCTTCGCGACCACTGCCACGGGAAATACCGGCACGCTCGCGAACGGCGCCGTGACCGTCACGACCGCGGGAGCTGCCTCGAACACCGACAGCTACACGATCAACTTTACGAGCGCGACCGCGTACACGGTAACGGACAACACCAATCCGGCCAACGACAGCACCGGCACCTACACGGCCGGCACGCCGATTACGCTGGGCACCGGCATGCAAGTGACCTTCAGCGGTACTCCCGCGAACGGCGACTCGGCGACGGTCCAGACCACCGCCTTCAACCAGAACACCTCGACCACCTACAACTATCCGACGTCCATCCAGGCCTACGACTCGCTCGGCGGCTCGCAGACGGTGGATATGTACTTCGCGAAGACGAGCGCGGGTAACTGGAACGTTTATGCAGGTGTCGCAGGCGGCACCGCGAGCCTGATCGGCACCGCGACGTTCAACAGCAACGGCGCGCTGACCGGCGTGACGAGCATCACGCCGTCGAACGCGTCGGACACGCTGGCGTTCTCGATTCCGAACACCGACGGCTCCGGCACGCCGCAGACGCTCACGCTGAATCTGACCGGCACGACGCAGTTCGGCAGCGCCAACGGCACCAACAACCTGCAGCAAAACGGCTTCGCGGCCGGGCAGTTGTCGAATTTCACGGTCGGCACCAACGGTATCCTGACCGGCAACTATACGAACGGCCAGACCGCCGACCTCGGCCAGATCGTGCTTGCCAACTTCAACGACCCGAACGGCCTCGTCGACCTCGGCAATAACGAATACGAGCAGACCGCGGCATCGGGTGCGGCGCAGATCTCCACCCCGGGCAGCACGAACCACGGCACGCTGCAAGGCGGCGCGGTGGAAGAGTCGAACACGGACCTGACCAACGAACTGGTCAACCTGATCACCGCGCAGCGCAACTACCAGGCGAATGCGCAGACGATCAAGACGCAGCAGACCGTCGACCAGACGCTGATCAACCTGTAA
- a CDS encoding flagellar hook assembly protein FlgD, with protein MNGTNSATSASSSTASSSANAGSSLQNTFLQLLVTQLQNQDPTNPMDSSQMTSQLAQINTVTGISQLNTSLTSLATQLNAGQTSQAALLIGSSVLAPGNSITVASGKTNAFGVQLAAAASDMKINVVNSAGQIVNTIDLGAQPAGTVPVSWTPVDSTGAALPAGTYTITATGTVNGAAGTATTLTPGTVESVVQGTGGAPSLVLSNGNTVALTSVAAVL; from the coding sequence ATGAACGGCACCAACTCGGCGACCAGCGCGTCGAGCAGCACGGCGTCCAGTTCAGCGAACGCGGGTTCGTCGCTACAGAACACCTTTTTGCAACTGCTCGTCACGCAGTTGCAGAACCAGGATCCGACCAACCCGATGGACAGCTCGCAGATGACCTCGCAGCTCGCGCAGATCAATACGGTCACGGGCATCAGCCAGTTGAACACGTCGCTGACGTCGCTGGCGACGCAGCTCAACGCGGGCCAGACCTCGCAGGCCGCGCTGCTGATCGGTTCGAGCGTGCTCGCCCCGGGCAATTCGATCACGGTGGCAAGCGGCAAGACCAACGCGTTCGGCGTGCAACTGGCCGCCGCTGCGTCCGACATGAAGATCAACGTCGTCAACTCGGCAGGCCAGATCGTCAACACGATCGATCTGGGCGCGCAGCCGGCGGGCACCGTGCCGGTTTCCTGGACGCCGGTCGACTCGACGGGCGCCGCGCTGCCGGCAGGGACTTACACGATCACCGCGACCGGCACCGTGAACGGCGCCGCGGGCACGGCCACCACGCTGACCCCGGGCACGGTGGAGAGCGTCGTGCAAGGGACCGGCGGTGCACCGAGCCTCGTGCTGTCGAACGGCAATACGGTTGCCCTGACCTCGGTCGCGGCAGTCCTCTAA
- the flgH gene encoding flagellar basal body L-ring protein FlgH: MSQFNLNPVLGDARDALVATASVLALALGGCAQIPKQPIVQQPMTAVPPTPPHAQSPGSIFNPGYAGRPLFEDQRPRNIGDILTIVIQENINATKSSGANTNRSSATSFSTTSAGFLSGLFGKANLNSQGANQFQGTGGANASNTFNGVITVTVTNVLPNGNLVVSGEKQMLINQGNEFVRFSGVVNPNTISGLNAVYSTQVADAKIEYSAKGYIDEAETMGWLQRFFLNVAPW, translated from the coding sequence ATGTCGCAATTCAATCTCAATCCGGTGCTGGGCGACGCGCGCGATGCGCTCGTCGCCACGGCCAGCGTGCTCGCTCTGGCGCTGGGCGGTTGCGCGCAGATTCCCAAGCAGCCGATCGTGCAGCAGCCGATGACGGCCGTGCCGCCGACGCCGCCGCACGCGCAGTCGCCGGGCTCGATCTTCAATCCGGGCTACGCGGGCCGGCCGCTGTTCGAAGACCAGCGGCCGCGGAATATCGGCGACATCCTGACTATCGTGATTCAGGAAAACATCAACGCAACCAAGTCGTCGGGGGCCAACACCAACCGCTCTTCGGCCACCTCGTTCTCCACCACGAGCGCCGGCTTTCTCAGCGGTCTGTTCGGCAAGGCCAACCTCAACTCGCAGGGCGCCAACCAGTTCCAGGGGACCGGCGGCGCGAACGCTTCCAACACGTTCAACGGCGTGATCACGGTCACGGTGACCAACGTGCTGCCTAACGGCAACCTCGTGGTGAGCGGCGAAAAGCAGATGCTCATCAACCAGGGCAACGAGTTCGTGCGTTTCTCCGGCGTGGTCAACCCGAACACGATCTCCGGCCTGAATGCGGTGTACTCGACCCAGGTGGCCGACGCCAAGATCGAATACTCGGCGAAGGGCTATATCGACGAGGCTGAAACCATGGGTTGGCTACAACGCTTCTTCCTCAACGTTGCGCCGTGGTGA